From Haloarcula hispanica ATCC 33960, the proteins below share one genomic window:
- a CDS encoding 4-phosphopantoate--beta-alanine ligase, whose translation MSEDVDLPESHPRYESLLTRHRIEAGVDRGITSRQGLIAQGRGEAFDYLLGERTIDSADDAERAAAAHLLSAEHAVVSVNGNAAALVPGELVELAEVTRADLEVNLFNRTEERIEAIADYLREHGATDVKGLTADGRIPGLDHERAKVDADGIGAADVVLVPLEDGDRAEALGEMGKTELVIDLNPRSRSAEVATVPIIDNIIRAIPNITEHARNLRGEPDAQRDAIETFDADSALTAAERTIREGDLE comes from the coding sequence ATGAGTGAGGACGTCGACCTCCCTGAAAGCCACCCCCGCTACGAGTCGCTTCTGACCCGCCACCGTATCGAAGCGGGCGTCGACCGCGGTATCACCTCCCGTCAGGGCCTCATCGCACAGGGCCGCGGCGAAGCCTTCGACTACCTGCTGGGCGAGCGCACCATCGACAGCGCCGACGACGCCGAGCGTGCCGCCGCGGCACACCTTCTGTCCGCCGAGCACGCCGTCGTCTCGGTCAACGGCAACGCCGCCGCCCTCGTGCCCGGCGAACTCGTCGAACTGGCCGAGGTGACCCGCGCAGACCTCGAAGTGAACCTGTTCAACCGGACCGAGGAGCGCATCGAGGCCATCGCCGACTACCTCCGCGAGCACGGAGCGACGGACGTGAAGGGACTTACCGCCGACGGGCGCATCCCCGGGCTCGACCACGAGCGCGCCAAGGTCGACGCCGACGGCATCGGCGCGGCAGACGTGGTGCTCGTCCCGCTGGAGGACGGCGACCGCGCCGAGGCGCTGGGCGAGATGGGGAAGACGGAACTGGTCATTGACCTCAACCCTCGAAGCCGCTCTGCCGAGGTGGCGACGGTCCCCATCATCGACAACATCATCCGCGCGATACCAAACATTACCGAGCACGCCCGTAATCTCCGCGGTGAACCCGATGCCCAGCGGGACGCTATCGAGACGTTCGACGCCGATAGCGCCCTGACTGCCGCCGAGCGGACGATTCGGGAGGGTGACCTCGAATGA
- the mfnA gene encoding tyrosine decarboxylase MfnA, which translates to MLQRAEPQDFERVLSSMCTVPHPSAREAAERFLATNPGDPGTYETIADLEREAVDYLGDITGLSDPAGYVASGGTEANLQAIRIARNRADTDDPNIVAPVHAHFSFTKAADVLGVELRTAPATDYRANMEAMGELVDEDTVCVVGVAGSTEYGYVDPIPAIADLAETVDALCHVDAAWGGFYLSFTDHDWHFGHANIDTMTIDPHKVGQAAVPAGGLLARDRSLLDQLAVETPYLESTDQLTLTGTRSGAGVASAVAAMESLWPAGYEQQYETSMANADWLADQLSARGHDVVGPELPLVAADLSMPMTDELRDRGWRVSKTGAGEMRVVCMPHVTRSMLRSFVADLDWY; encoded by the coding sequence ATGCTCCAGCGGGCAGAGCCACAGGACTTCGAGCGCGTCCTCTCGTCGATGTGTACGGTGCCGCATCCGTCGGCACGCGAAGCGGCGGAACGCTTCCTCGCGACGAACCCCGGGGACCCCGGTACGTACGAGACCATCGCCGACCTGGAACGCGAGGCCGTCGACTATCTCGGCGACATCACCGGGCTCTCGGACCCCGCGGGCTACGTCGCCTCGGGCGGGACGGAGGCCAACCTCCAGGCGATACGTATTGCCCGTAACCGCGCCGATACGGACGACCCGAACATAGTTGCGCCCGTCCACGCACACTTCTCCTTTACCAAGGCCGCTGACGTACTCGGTGTGGAACTGCGGACCGCGCCAGCGACGGACTACCGCGCCAACATGGAAGCGATGGGTGAACTCGTTGACGAGGACACGGTGTGTGTCGTCGGCGTCGCCGGCTCGACCGAATACGGCTACGTCGACCCGATTCCGGCCATCGCCGACCTCGCCGAGACGGTCGACGCACTCTGTCACGTTGACGCCGCGTGGGGCGGTTTCTACCTCTCCTTCACCGACCACGACTGGCACTTCGGCCACGCGAACATCGACACGATGACGATTGACCCGCACAAGGTCGGGCAGGCGGCGGTCCCCGCCGGCGGGCTACTCGCGCGCGACCGATCACTGCTTGATCAACTCGCCGTCGAAACGCCATATCTGGAGTCGACTGACCAGCTCACGCTGACCGGCACGCGCTCGGGCGCTGGCGTGGCCTCCGCCGTCGCGGCGATGGAGTCGCTGTGGCCGGCTGGCTACGAGCAGCAGTACGAAACGTCGATGGCCAACGCCGACTGGCTGGCCGACCAGCTGTCGGCGCGGGGCCACGACGTGGTCGGCCCCGAGCTTCCGCTTGTCGCGGCCGATCTCTCGATGCCGATGACCGACGAACTCCGGGACCGCGGCTGGCGGGTCTCAAAGACCGGGGCTGGCGAGATGCGTGTCGTGTGTATGCCCCACGTTACGCGGTCGATGCTGCGGTCGTTCGTGGCGGACCTCGACTGGTACTGA
- the metG gene encoding methionine--tRNA ligase, translating to MSNDEFPTDQPAVVTCGLPYANGDLHVGHLRTYVDGDALSRSLRRIGQQTAFVSGSDMHGTPVAVNAAEEGVEPREFALDFHETYAETFPQFNIEFDNYGHTDDETNVELTQEFVRSWVENDHVHEKEIEVAWDTEEDQPLPDRYVEGTCPYCGEQARGDECDEGCQRHLEPGEIEDPVSTLTGNPAEYRTREHKFLRLADFQEYLQGFLDRLEGTDNAQNQPREWIEGELQDLCITRDMDWGVDYPEDVDGGDELVLYVWVDAPIEYVASTKQYAERVGDDEYDWEQVWKVDGEEHHGTEWDDEWSDDNGEIIHVIGRDIIQHHAVFWPAMLRGAGYNEPRSILATGFVGIDGKALSTSRNRAVWADEYLDAGFHPDLFRYYIATGAQIDTDVDFSWDRFQERVNGELVGNVGNFIYRSLLFAERNYDGTPDAPVSDDVRDRIESAIEDFEAAVREYDVRELAEIAIELSNYGNEYIQRNEPWNLVDDDPERAEQVIRDCVQLTKAVAVLMQPVLPGKAERLWGQLGEQGSVADVTLDSALEAPPAEFGEPAELFEQVEDDHIEALNEELQERVEEASEASAEASNEGGEAAGDEVDDGDVDTADLQPLVEDRISFEDFEGVDMRVGEIRSAEPVEGADKLLRLEVDIGHEVRQVVAGLRQLHDAEALPGTRVILLANMEKAELFGIESNGMVLAAGDEADLLTTHEDAPLGTRIK from the coding sequence ATGAGCAACGACGAGTTTCCGACGGACCAGCCGGCGGTCGTGACCTGTGGGTTGCCCTACGCGAACGGTGACTTGCACGTCGGCCACCTCCGGACGTACGTCGACGGGGACGCGCTGTCGCGCTCCCTCCGACGGATCGGCCAGCAGACGGCGTTCGTTTCGGGGTCGGACATGCACGGTACACCGGTAGCAGTCAACGCCGCCGAAGAGGGCGTCGAGCCGCGGGAGTTCGCGCTTGACTTCCACGAGACCTACGCCGAGACGTTCCCGCAGTTCAACATCGAGTTCGACAACTACGGGCACACTGACGACGAGACCAACGTCGAACTCACTCAGGAGTTCGTCCGCTCGTGGGTCGAAAACGATCACGTCCACGAGAAGGAGATCGAGGTTGCCTGGGACACCGAGGAGGACCAGCCCCTCCCCGACCGCTACGTCGAAGGGACCTGTCCCTACTGCGGGGAACAGGCCCGCGGCGACGAGTGCGACGAGGGGTGTCAGCGCCACCTCGAACCCGGCGAAATCGAGGACCCAGTGTCGACGCTGACCGGGAACCCCGCCGAGTACCGCACCCGCGAACATAAGTTCCTCCGGCTCGCCGACTTCCAGGAGTACCTCCAGGGCTTCCTCGACCGCTTGGAAGGCACCGACAACGCCCAGAACCAGCCCCGCGAGTGGATCGAGGGCGAACTGCAGGACCTCTGTATCACGCGGGACATGGACTGGGGCGTCGATTATCCGGAGGACGTCGATGGCGGCGACGAACTGGTGCTGTACGTCTGGGTCGATGCACCAATCGAATACGTGGCCTCGACGAAGCAGTACGCCGAGCGCGTCGGCGACGACGAGTACGACTGGGAGCAGGTCTGGAAGGTCGACGGCGAGGAGCACCACGGCACCGAGTGGGACGACGAGTGGTCCGACGACAACGGCGAAATCATCCACGTCATCGGGCGCGACATCATCCAGCACCACGCGGTGTTCTGGCCGGCGATGCTTCGCGGCGCGGGCTACAACGAGCCACGGTCGATTCTGGCGACCGGGTTCGTCGGCATCGACGGCAAGGCGCTCTCGACCTCGCGCAACCGCGCCGTCTGGGCCGACGAGTACCTCGACGCCGGCTTCCATCCCGATCTGTTCCGGTACTACATCGCGACCGGCGCTCAGATCGACACCGACGTGGACTTCTCCTGGGACCGCTTCCAGGAGCGGGTCAACGGCGAACTCGTCGGCAACGTCGGCAACTTCATCTACCGCTCGCTGCTGTTCGCCGAGCGCAACTACGACGGGACGCCCGACGCGCCCGTCAGCGACGACGTGCGCGACCGAATCGAGTCGGCCATCGAGGACTTCGAGGCCGCCGTTCGGGAGTACGACGTGCGCGAACTCGCCGAAATCGCCATCGAACTCTCGAACTACGGCAACGAGTACATCCAGCGCAACGAGCCCTGGAACCTCGTCGACGACGACCCCGAGCGCGCCGAGCAGGTCATCCGTGACTGCGTCCAGCTAACGAAGGCTGTCGCGGTGCTCATGCAGCCCGTTCTGCCAGGCAAGGCCGAGCGCCTCTGGGGCCAGCTCGGCGAGCAGGGCTCCGTCGCCGACGTGACCCTCGACAGCGCGCTCGAAGCGCCGCCGGCCGAGTTCGGCGAGCCCGCGGAGCTATTCGAACAGGTCGAGGACGACCACATCGAGGCGCTGAACGAGGAACTGCAGGAACGGGTCGAGGAGGCCAGCGAGGCTTCGGCAGAAGCCTCGAATGAAGGCGGCGAAGCCGCCGGAGACGAAGTGGACGACGGCGACGTGGACACCGCCGACCTCCAGCCACTCGTCGAGGACCGCATCAGCTTCGAGGACTTCGAGGGCGTCGACATGCGCGTCGGCGAGATCCGCAGCGCCGAGCCGGTCGAGGGCGCGGACAAGCTCCTGCGTCTGGAAGTCGATATCGGCCACGAGGTCCGGCAGGTCGTCGCCGGACTCCGGCAGCTCCACGACGCCGAGGCCCTCCCCGGGACGCGCGTCATCCTGCTTGCGAACATGGAGAAAGCCGAGCTGTTCGGCATCGAATCCAACGGGATGGTGCTGGCCGCCGGCGACGAGGCGGACCTGCTGACGACTCACGAGGACGCGCCGCTGGGGACCCGCATCAAGTAA
- a CDS encoding NfeD family protein, with protein MVNPLAAVAPLQAEPLLGMSLSILLFLAGAGLIVGEALAPGTHFFVLGVALLTAGLVGLFIPASLGILAPLILTVVVLATTAVTLWGYRKLDFAAPGRGQTLSSDSLTGQFGTVTERVTRSDGQVKLEDGGFNPYYQARSSGDPIEEGTEVIVIDPGGGNVLDVEPVESASDEIDRALERDRNRGNESDDTEPERESERA; from the coding sequence ATGGTGAACCCGCTGGCGGCAGTTGCCCCACTGCAGGCCGAACCACTGTTAGGTATGTCGCTCTCTATTCTGCTGTTTCTGGCCGGCGCGGGCCTCATCGTGGGCGAAGCGCTCGCCCCTGGGACCCACTTTTTCGTCCTCGGCGTGGCCCTGCTGACGGCGGGGCTGGTCGGGCTGTTCATCCCAGCGAGCCTGGGTATCCTCGCGCCACTCATCCTTACTGTCGTCGTGCTTGCAACGACGGCGGTCACGCTCTGGGGATATCGAAAGCTCGATTTCGCTGCGCCGGGCCGCGGCCAGACGCTCAGTTCTGACTCGCTTACGGGCCAGTTCGGAACCGTTACCGAGCGCGTGACCCGGAGCGACGGCCAGGTCAAACTGGAAGACGGCGGCTTCAATCCGTACTATCAGGCCCGCAGTTCCGGCGACCCGATAGAGGAGGGAACGGAGGTCATCGTCATTGACCCCGGCGGCGGGAACGTGCTGGATGTCGAGCCGGTAGAGTCGGCGAGCGACGAAATCGACCGCGCACTCGAACGTGATCGAAACCGGGGCAACGAGAGCGACGACACCGAACCGGAGCGAGAGTCGGAGCGGGCGTAG
- a CDS encoding YqaA family protein: protein MDLVVPTTAFIAFIGDCTTAGTPLSPLEEAVCTATGPTGLGIIAVYSFLIAFILPLPSEVVLVPAETLRLGLSTNGNLVAIILVSGLGKAFGSLVAFHIGQEAKEYGPLVRWIKRSRFNIIEWSEKKTVQLAQKYGYVGLALALCVPFFPDTISIYAFTVLERDYYRFGAATFFGSAGRLVVTLGLASGTLVLL from the coding sequence GTGGACCTGGTAGTACCGACCACAGCGTTCATTGCCTTCATCGGTGACTGTACGACCGCCGGCACTCCACTGTCGCCGCTGGAAGAGGCCGTCTGTACGGCCACCGGTCCAACCGGACTGGGTATCATCGCGGTGTACTCGTTTCTGATCGCGTTCATTCTCCCACTCCCGAGCGAAGTTGTACTAGTTCCGGCCGAAACGCTTCGGCTTGGACTCTCTACGAACGGGAATCTGGTGGCGATTATCCTCGTCAGTGGTCTCGGGAAGGCGTTCGGCAGTCTCGTCGCCTTCCACATCGGTCAGGAGGCAAAGGAGTACGGCCCACTCGTGCGCTGGATCAAGCGCTCACGGTTCAATATCATCGAATGGTCGGAGAAGAAGACGGTACAGCTCGCACAGAAGTACGGCTACGTCGGTCTGGCGCTCGCGCTCTGTGTTCCCTTCTTCCCCGATACGATCTCTATCTACGCGTTTACCGTCCTCGAACGCGACTACTATCGGTTCGGCGCGGCGACGTTCTTCGGCAGTGCCGGGCGGCTTGTCGTGACACTCGGGCTTGCCAGCGGCACGCTCGTGCTGCTGTGA
- the ppsA gene encoding phosphoenolpyruvate synthase: MPTLWLDEIGADDLARVGGKAASLGELTGAGLPVPSAFVVTADTYRSFIEATGIDEPLFEAVDVDSDDSQALAEAAERAQELILETDTPPSVREDLLAAYDEMGDEDVAVRSSATAEDLPDASFAGQQDTYLNVSRADLLQRVKECWASLFTQRAIYYRNENDFAHDAVDIAVVVQQMVDAEKSGVMFTSHPSTGGPTAIIEAAWGLGEAVVSGAVSPDNYIVDRETGTIDEVTVADKKVMCVRGEDGETIERSVPEEKRNERVLSEDEIHRLIEIGERVEDHYDTPQDVEWAVYEGEVYLLQSRPITTIDDPEGSAGSANEAESQPPGAKSGVADGGAMESQSESVRLSGIGSAPGRVTGVVRIVDKLDNLDKVEDGDIIVAEMTTPDMVPAMKRANGIITDEGGMTSHAAIVSRELGVPAVVGAEDATQKLRDGETVTLDGDKGTVEKGAKVPETTGEEEDAGPVEAHSPVKPMTGTEVKVNVSIPEAAERAAATGADGVGLLRIEHMILSTDKTPSRYVEDHGERAYVDEIVEGVRSVAEAFYPRPVRVRTLDAPSDEFRQLQGGEDEPSEHNPMLGYRGIRRSLDRPGEFKLELRAFERLYDLGYDNVELMLPLVTDAEDILRAKALMQEVGIDPEKRDWGVMVETPASALSIEDICEAGIDFVSFGTNDLTQYTLAVDRNNGNVADRFDELHPAVLELMRQVIGTCREHDVATSICGQAASKPQMVDFLVDEGVTSISPNIDAVRDVQHEVKRVEQRLLLESVR; the protein is encoded by the coding sequence ATGCCAACACTGTGGCTCGACGAAATCGGTGCCGACGACCTGGCGCGGGTCGGCGGCAAGGCGGCGTCTCTCGGAGAACTGACCGGAGCGGGCCTGCCCGTTCCGTCGGCGTTCGTCGTTACCGCCGACACGTATCGGTCGTTCATCGAAGCAACTGGAATCGACGAGCCGCTGTTCGAGGCCGTCGATGTCGACAGCGACGACTCGCAGGCGCTGGCCGAGGCAGCCGAACGCGCTCAGGAGTTGATCCTGGAAACCGACACCCCGCCGTCGGTCCGCGAGGACCTGCTGGCTGCATACGACGAGATGGGCGACGAGGACGTTGCGGTGCGGTCTTCGGCAACTGCCGAGGACCTCCCGGACGCCTCCTTCGCCGGCCAGCAGGACACGTACCTGAACGTCTCGCGTGCGGACCTCCTGCAGCGAGTCAAGGAGTGCTGGGCCTCGCTGTTCACACAGCGGGCTATCTACTACCGCAACGAGAACGACTTCGCCCACGACGCCGTGGACATCGCCGTCGTCGTCCAGCAGATGGTCGACGCGGAGAAGTCCGGCGTCATGTTCACCAGCCACCCCTCGACCGGCGGTCCAACGGCCATCATCGAGGCCGCGTGGGGGCTGGGCGAGGCGGTCGTCTCCGGTGCGGTTTCGCCCGACAACTACATCGTCGACCGCGAGACGGGCACCATCGATGAGGTGACCGTCGCCGACAAGAAGGTGATGTGTGTTCGGGGAGAAGACGGCGAGACAATCGAGCGCTCCGTCCCCGAGGAGAAGCGCAACGAGCGCGTCCTCTCGGAGGACGAGATTCACCGGCTCATCGAAATCGGTGAGCGCGTCGAAGACCATTACGATACACCACAGGACGTGGAGTGGGCGGTCTACGAGGGGGAGGTGTACCTGCTGCAGTCCCGCCCGATCACCACTATCGACGATCCTGAAGGGAGCGCCGGCTCGGCCAACGAAGCCGAGAGTCAACCGCCGGGGGCAAAATCGGGTGTCGCCGACGGCGGAGCGATGGAGAGCCAGTCGGAGTCGGTCCGGCTCTCCGGAATCGGCTCCGCGCCGGGCCGGGTCACTGGCGTCGTCCGCATCGTCGACAAACTCGACAACCTCGACAAGGTCGAGGACGGCGACATCATCGTCGCCGAGATGACCACGCCGGACATGGTCCCGGCGATGAAACGCGCCAACGGTATCATCACCGACGAGGGCGGGATGACCAGCCACGCAGCCATCGTCTCCCGTGAACTCGGCGTTCCAGCCGTCGTCGGTGCCGAGGACGCGACACAGAAACTCCGGGACGGCGAAACGGTCACGCTCGACGGCGACAAGGGCACAGTCGAGAAAGGGGCCAAGGTTCCCGAGACGACCGGCGAGGAAGAGGACGCCGGGCCGGTCGAGGCACACTCGCCCGTCAAACCGATGACCGGAACGGAGGTCAAGGTCAACGTCTCCATTCCGGAGGCCGCCGAACGGGCCGCCGCGACGGGGGCCGACGGCGTCGGCCTGCTGCGCATCGAGCACATGATCCTCTCGACGGACAAGACGCCCTCGCGCTACGTCGAGGACCACGGCGAGCGCGCCTACGTCGACGAAATCGTCGAGGGCGTCCGCTCGGTCGCCGAGGCGTTCTACCCGCGCCCGGTTCGGGTCCGCACGCTCGATGCCCCCTCCGACGAGTTCCGACAGCTCCAGGGCGGCGAAGACGAGCCGAGCGAGCACAACCCGATGCTGGGCTACCGGGGCATCCGGCGCTCGCTTGACCGACCCGGCGAGTTCAAGCTCGAACTCCGCGCGTTCGAGCGCCTGTACGACCTCGGGTATGACAACGTCGAACTGATGCTCCCGCTGGTGACCGACGCCGAGGACATCCTGCGGGCGAAGGCGCTGATGCAGGAGGTCGGCATCGACCCCGAGAAGCGCGACTGGGGCGTCATGGTCGAGACGCCGGCGAGCGCGCTGTCCATCGAAGACATCTGTGAGGCCGGTATCGACTTCGTCTCCTTCGGGACGAACGACCTCACGCAGTACACGCTGGCCGTCGACCGCAACAACGGGAACGTCGCCGACCGCTTCGACGAACTACACCCGGCCGTTCTGGAACTCATGCGCCAGGTCATCGGGACCTGCCGCGAGCACGACGTCGCCACGAGCATCTGTGGCCAGGCCGCCTCGAAGCCCCAGATGGTCGACTTCCTCGTCGACGAGGGAGTCACCTCTATCTCGCCGAACATCGACGCCGTGCGTGACGTCCAGCACGAGGTCAAGCGCGTCGAGCAGCGCCTCCTGCTGGAATCGGTCCGCTGA
- a CDS encoding PhzF family phenazine biosynthesis protein, with protein MDTRQALLVDAFAAEPTAGTPTGVVPEADGLTDDQMQAVASELGATETAFVLPAADADRRLRCFSPTEELAQAETATIAAYAALYERGEVDAAELTVATAGGEIAIETKPNGMVWVEQGRADITEVDIPYSDVADALGLDAATLKDVGADLPLVTADASESWLMVPVNYFEHLSTLAVDGTAVASLCDRADAVGVYPFTFDTVGGDATRRSTFHGRAFRAGSRTEEPVSAAASGACAAFVRRYGALDDTVEQIIAEGGHFRDRPGTVSVDTDGTEVWVGGRGVTALDGTVTVPAVDDDDIIEA; from the coding sequence ATGGATACCCGACAGGCGTTGCTTGTCGACGCGTTCGCCGCGGAGCCGACGGCGGGCACACCGACCGGCGTCGTCCCTGAAGCCGACGGACTGACCGACGACCAGATGCAGGCCGTCGCCAGCGAACTGGGGGCCACCGAGACGGCCTTTGTCCTGCCGGCGGCGGACGCCGACCGCCGACTTCGCTGTTTCTCGCCGACCGAGGAACTGGCGCAGGCAGAGACGGCGACAATCGCCGCGTACGCGGCGCTCTACGAGCGTGGTGAAGTCGACGCCGCCGAATTAACGGTCGCCACAGCTGGAGGCGAAATCGCCATCGAAACCAAACCGAACGGCATGGTCTGGGTCGAGCAGGGCCGGGCCGACATCACCGAGGTCGATATCCCCTACAGCGATGTCGCGGACGCGCTCGGACTCGACGCGGCCACGCTCAAGGACGTGGGCGCGGACCTCCCGCTCGTGACAGCCGACGCGAGTGAGTCGTGGCTCATGGTCCCGGTCAACTACTTCGAGCATCTGAGCACCCTTGCCGTGGATGGGACCGCCGTCGCCTCGCTCTGTGACCGCGCGGACGCAGTCGGCGTGTACCCGTTCACCTTCGACACCGTTGGCGGCGACGCAACGCGCCGGTCGACGTTCCACGGGCGAGCCTTCCGCGCGGGGAGCCGGACAGAAGAGCCGGTAAGCGCGGCAGCATCGGGGGCCTGCGCGGCGTTCGTCCGCCGCTACGGGGCGCTCGATGACACCGTCGAACAGATCATCGCCGAGGGCGGGCATTTCCGCGACCGACCCGGGACGGTGTCAGTCGATACCGACGGGACCGAGGTGTGGGTCGGCGGTCGCGGCGTGACCGCATTGGACGGCACGGTAACTGTCCCCGCTGTTGACGACGACGATATTATCGAAGCGTGA
- a CDS encoding DUF7312 domain-containing protein, with protein MDDDGAARDDAAATGDTFTEEYELATEADMIQVDGDAADTDAADEEEGAVAGSFAPDLEVTPDAPKPENVVFVALGVCIAILALGRMFLGAEMYTPSILGGVVLSVALGTAVLYGFFVRTSDA; from the coding sequence ATGGATGACGACGGGGCCGCACGAGACGATGCGGCCGCTACGGGTGACACGTTCACCGAGGAGTACGAACTGGCGACGGAAGCCGACATGATTCAGGTCGACGGTGACGCGGCCGATACGGACGCAGCCGACGAGGAGGAGGGCGCGGTCGCCGGCTCGTTCGCCCCGGACCTAGAAGTGACTCCCGATGCGCCGAAGCCTGAGAACGTTGTCTTCGTCGCGCTTGGGGTCTGCATCGCGATTCTCGCCCTCGGACGGATGTTCCTCGGGGCGGAGATGTACACGCCGTCCATACTCGGCGGCGTGGTCCTGTCTGTCGCGCTCGGAACCGCTGTACTGTACGGGTTCTTTGTCCGGACGAGCGACGCGTAA
- a CDS encoding RAD55 family ATPase gives MAPESTPEAKSISSGVSYIPFGIPGLDGQVRGIPTGSTVLLAGASDAGGDAFTYTSLATLMLAKHRPEMVPNSVARRSEAIPDSVTYITLSHDREHVYSELDAVLDGYQFDTLTDNMTVADFSQRFMELLPVPEPLFDARRSDAEIEQPDAEPPESEPDEGTFEKLLADISDRVSDAAETLIVIDSLTDLERATEFGLPQNHEIAFLMGLREAVVNWGTVAFVKLDRPAGDVRSDELIHGLLHGSVYFYSNDKGFETYRTMRVGSFGGALDTERQTVFESLIGPTGFRAKATKKIGPSNW, from the coding sequence ATGGCACCCGAATCGACACCGGAAGCCAAGAGTATCAGTTCCGGTGTGTCCTACATCCCTTTCGGCATCCCCGGACTGGACGGACAGGTCCGCGGGATTCCGACCGGGAGCACGGTCCTGCTGGCCGGGGCGTCGGACGCGGGCGGCGATGCGTTCACCTACACGAGTCTCGCGACGCTGATGCTCGCGAAACACCGGCCCGAGATGGTCCCGAACAGCGTTGCCCGGCGCAGCGAGGCGATTCCCGACTCGGTGACCTACATCACGCTCTCGCACGACCGCGAACACGTCTACAGCGAACTCGACGCCGTGCTCGACGGCTATCAGTTCGACACGCTCACGGACAACATGACCGTCGCGGACTTCTCCCAGCGTTTCATGGAGCTGTTGCCGGTTCCGGAGCCGCTGTTCGATGCGCGACGGAGCGACGCCGAAATCGAACAGCCCGACGCGGAGCCACCAGAGTCGGAGCCCGACGAGGGGACCTTCGAGAAACTGCTCGCCGACATCAGCGACCGGGTGAGCGACGCCGCGGAGACGCTCATCGTCATCGACTCGCTGACCGACCTCGAACGAGCGACGGAGTTCGGTCTGCCCCAGAACCACGAAATCGCGTTCCTCATGGGGCTCCGGGAAGCGGTCGTCAACTGGGGGACCGTGGCCTTCGTCAAACTCGACCGGCCCGCGGGCGACGTGCGCTCGGACGAACTCATCCACGGCCTGCTGCACGGCAGCGTCTACTTCTACTCCAACGACAAGGGGTTCGAGACGTACCGGACGATGCGGGTCGGCTCCTTCGGCGGCGCGCTCGACACTGAGCGCCAGACCGTCTTCGAGTCGCTGATCGGTCCCACGGGCTTTCGAGCGAAGGCGACGAAGAAGATCGGGCCGTCGAACTGGTAA